One Pseudomonas sp. HOU2 genomic window carries:
- a CDS encoding winged helix-turn-helix domain-containing protein has protein sequence MSLSPNQAIGFGPYRIYTGQRLVMEGDQPLRLGRRAMDILLMLLAHAGEVVSKQQLLAGVWPDSVVEDINLRVHMAALRKALGDGQAGQRYIVTVAQRGYSFVAPLTVQANGQRPLEAAPGRHNLPLRHTRMIGRQPLVDSLMQQLPRQRCITLVGPGGIGKTTVALRVAEQLLGRYRDGIRLLDLAPLNDPALIGSQLATLLDLAVHDGDPLAGVINHLRERQMLLVIDNCEHLIDAVALLVENLLRGAPQVHILATSRESLRAEGEFVQRLESLDCPPATSVLDREQAMAFAALQLFVERAMVAHEHFELSDADLPLVMEICRRLDGIPLALELAAAQVESLGLSGLLQQWQDQLHPLAAGNHQRHARHQTLHATLDWSFNLLTPCEQTCLRRLGVFRGSFSLTSAAAVIVGQHIDPTQVLASVTQLVAKSLLNVDVGDEEVFYRLLDTTRHYALEKLEHSGERETLRERHAERCLALMEQARTEWESTPTLKWIERYARSLEDLRAALDWSLHGNGSRHLGIRLTAASAALWQELSLLKEYGAHVRQALTLLESAEQPCPRLEIALQLALGSACYHTWGGSPETIKAFTQANALAQQHHDVAGQLRAISGHLAVNLSCGHYQAALLQSEQFDRLGGHDDPLLTLSTHRLRVLALHFAGDQPQARISAEQVIQSMAHSGYRNRFTHGFGVQYDQSVASLTILARVLWLQGFAEQAWRTARQALDIAVQINHGTSICYTLALASCLIAHYNGDTKTARELLQLLLEQAQKHSVLLFYRWGRHYAQVIDERLAQPDAPADNGLIKELMVTLDARHIDDALLERAHSGAAGWSTAEVLRAEAERLLADEANVADCPQGRLSEQAEHLLQNALAIARSQGALAWELRSATSLAQLWQRQSRHRQALELLTPIYQRFSEGYATPDLRNVRLLLDALRSQLSVRA, from the coding sequence TTGAGTCTTTCCCCGAATCAGGCCATCGGCTTCGGCCCCTATCGGATCTACACCGGGCAGCGGCTGGTCATGGAAGGTGACCAGCCGCTGCGTCTGGGTCGGCGCGCCATGGATATTCTGCTGATGTTGCTGGCGCATGCCGGGGAAGTGGTGAGCAAGCAACAACTGCTCGCCGGTGTATGGCCGGACAGTGTCGTCGAGGACATCAATCTGCGGGTGCACATGGCCGCCCTGCGCAAGGCGCTGGGCGACGGTCAGGCCGGCCAGCGCTATATCGTCACCGTGGCCCAGCGCGGCTACAGTTTCGTTGCCCCGCTGACGGTGCAAGCCAACGGACAACGGCCGCTGGAGGCGGCTCCCGGTCGCCACAACTTGCCGCTGCGCCACACCCGGATGATCGGTCGCCAGCCGCTGGTCGACAGCTTGATGCAGCAACTGCCGCGACAGCGCTGCATCACTCTGGTCGGCCCCGGTGGAATCGGCAAGACCACCGTCGCCCTGCGCGTCGCCGAGCAGTTGCTCGGACGCTATCGCGATGGCATCCGCCTGCTGGATCTGGCGCCGCTCAACGACCCGGCGCTGATCGGTTCGCAACTGGCTACCCTGCTGGATCTGGCAGTGCACGACGGCGATCCGCTGGCAGGGGTGATCAACCATTTGCGCGAGCGCCAGATGCTGCTGGTGATTGACAACTGCGAACACCTGATCGATGCCGTGGCACTGCTCGTCGAGAACCTCCTGCGCGGGGCGCCGCAGGTGCACATCCTGGCCACCAGCCGCGAAAGCCTGCGCGCTGAAGGCGAGTTCGTGCAGCGTCTGGAATCCCTCGACTGCCCGCCTGCGACGAGTGTTCTCGATCGCGAACAGGCGATGGCTTTTGCCGCCCTGCAACTGTTTGTCGAACGGGCGATGGTCGCCCATGAACACTTTGAATTGAGCGACGCCGACTTACCGCTGGTCATGGAGATCTGCCGGCGTCTGGACGGTATTCCGCTGGCCCTGGAACTGGCGGCAGCACAGGTCGAAAGCCTCGGCCTGAGCGGCTTGCTGCAGCAATGGCAGGATCAGCTGCACCCACTGGCGGCGGGCAATCACCAGCGCCATGCACGACACCAGACGCTGCACGCCACGCTGGACTGGAGTTTCAACCTGCTCACCCCTTGCGAACAGACTTGCCTGCGCCGCCTCGGGGTGTTTCGCGGCAGCTTCAGCCTGACATCGGCCGCGGCGGTGATCGTCGGTCAGCACATCGACCCCACCCAGGTACTCGCGTCGGTCACGCAACTGGTGGCTAAATCGCTGCTGAATGTGGATGTCGGCGATGAAGAAGTGTTTTATCGCCTGCTCGACACTACCCGCCACTACGCACTGGAAAAACTCGAACACAGCGGCGAGCGTGAAACCCTTCGCGAACGTCATGCCGAGCGTTGTCTGGCCCTGATGGAGCAGGCGCGGACCGAGTGGGAAAGCACCCCGACCCTGAAGTGGATCGAGCGCTATGCCCGAAGTCTGGAAGATCTGCGCGCTGCCCTCGACTGGAGCTTGCACGGCAACGGCTCGCGCCATCTCGGCATCCGCCTGACGGCGGCGTCGGCCGCGCTGTGGCAAGAGCTGTCATTGCTCAAGGAATATGGCGCTCATGTGCGCCAGGCGTTGACCTTGCTTGAAAGCGCCGAACAACCCTGCCCGCGCCTGGAGATTGCTCTGCAACTGGCACTCGGCAGCGCCTGCTACCACACCTGGGGCGGTTCGCCGGAGACCATCAAGGCGTTCACCCAGGCCAATGCACTGGCGCAACAGCACCACGATGTCGCCGGGCAATTGCGCGCCATTTCCGGGCATTTGGCGGTCAATCTCAGTTGCGGGCATTACCAGGCGGCCTTGCTGCAAAGCGAACAGTTCGACCGTCTCGGCGGCCACGACGATCCTCTGTTGACGTTGAGCACTCACCGCTTGCGCGTCCTCGCCCTGCACTTTGCCGGCGACCAGCCGCAGGCGCGGATCAGTGCCGAGCAAGTGATCCAGAGCATGGCCCACAGTGGCTATCGCAACCGCTTCACCCACGGTTTCGGCGTGCAGTACGACCAGAGCGTGGCTTCGCTGACCATTCTCGCCCGTGTTTTGTGGCTGCAGGGCTTTGCGGAACAGGCATGGCGCACCGCTCGGCAAGCGCTGGACATCGCCGTGCAGATTAACCACGGCACTTCGATCTGCTACACCCTGGCGCTGGCCAGCTGTCTGATCGCCCATTACAACGGCGATACCAAGACTGCCCGTGAACTGTTGCAGCTGTTGCTGGAGCAGGCCCAGAAGCACTCGGTGCTGCTGTTCTATCGCTGGGGACGGCACTATGCGCAGGTAATCGATGAGCGCCTGGCCCAGCCCGACGCTCCGGCGGATAACGGGCTGATCAAGGAGCTGATGGTCACGCTCGACGCTCGCCATATCGATGACGCGTTGCTGGAGCGGGCGCACAGTGGCGCGGCAGGTTGGAGCACGGCCGAGGTGTTGCGGGCCGAGGCTGAGCGGTTATTGGCGGATGAGGCGAATGTGGCGGATTGTCCGCAGGGACGCCTCAGCGAGCAGGCAGAACATCTCCTGCAAAACGCTCTCGCGATCGCCCGCTCTCAAGGCGCGCTGGCCTGGGAGCTACGCAGCGCCACATCTTTGGCCCAACTGTGGCAGCGTCAATCACGCCACCGCCAGGCACTGGAGCTACTGACCCCGATCTATCAGCGCTTCAGCGAAGGTTACGCCACCCCCGACCTGCGCAACGTGCGCTTATTGCTCGACGCGTTGCGCAGCCAGTTGTCCGTCCGCGCTTGA
- a CDS encoding DoxX family protein, producing MSASPRDEQAQDIGLLFLRVSGGLFLLWVHGLPKLLNFNAQLQQIEDPFHLGAHLTLCLAIFAEVLCPLLIVGGVLARLACLPILFVLLVALLVVHPQWSVAEGQFGWLLLILFATVFIAGPGRLALNVRLPGVLRYA from the coding sequence ATGAGCGCATCACCACGCGATGAACAGGCACAGGATATCGGTCTGCTGTTTCTGCGGGTCAGCGGCGGACTGTTCCTGCTGTGGGTCCACGGTTTGCCCAAGCTGTTGAACTTCAACGCGCAATTGCAGCAGATCGAAGACCCGTTCCACCTCGGCGCGCACCTCACGCTCTGTCTGGCGATTTTCGCTGAAGTCCTCTGTCCGCTGCTGATCGTCGGCGGGGTGCTGGCGCGATTGGCCTGCTTGCCTATTCTCTTTGTTCTGCTGGTGGCGCTGCTGGTCGTGCATCCGCAATGGAGTGTGGCCGAGGGGCAGTTCGGCTGGTTGCTGTTGATCCTGTTCGCCACTGTGTTTATCGCCGGGCCGGGACGCCTGGCGCTCAATGTTCGTCTGCCCGGAGTGCTGCGTTATGCCTGA
- a CDS encoding LysR substrate-binding domain-containing protein, giving the protein MNRNDLRRVDMNLLVIFEALMFEKNLTRVAEKLFMGQPAVSAALGRLRDLFDDPLLLRNGRSMEPTARALAILQELQPAMDVISGAVSRAKEFDPASSCDVFRIGLSDDAEFGLFPPLLRKLQQEAPGIVVVVRRANYLLMPALLASGEISVGVSYTTDLPANAKRKKLRDIPCKVLRGDDRPGPLTLDEYCERPHAMVSFSGDLSGNIDLDLAKLGRRRRVVLGVPQFSGLRALLAGTEMIATVPDYAACALVEGCALRAEDPPFPIDAAQLSMAWSGVHDNDPAERWLRSRISQFMAAPLDIPPA; this is encoded by the coding sequence ATGAACCGTAACGATCTGCGTCGCGTCGACATGAACCTGCTGGTGATTTTCGAAGCGCTGATGTTCGAAAAGAACCTGACCCGCGTCGCCGAAAAACTGTTCATGGGCCAACCGGCAGTCAGCGCCGCGCTGGGGCGGTTGCGCGACCTGTTCGATGATCCGTTGCTGCTGCGCAACGGCCGCAGCATGGAACCGACCGCCCGCGCGCTGGCGATTCTGCAGGAGCTGCAACCGGCGATGGACGTAATCTCGGGCGCAGTCAGTCGGGCCAAGGAATTTGACCCGGCGAGCAGTTGCGACGTGTTCCGCATCGGCCTGTCGGACGACGCCGAGTTCGGTCTGTTTCCGCCGCTGCTGCGCAAGCTTCAGCAAGAGGCCCCGGGGATTGTCGTAGTGGTGCGCCGCGCAAACTATCTGTTGATGCCGGCGTTGCTCGCGTCCGGGGAAATCTCGGTCGGGGTCAGCTACACCACCGATCTGCCGGCCAACGCCAAGCGCAAGAAACTGCGCGACATTCCCTGCAAGGTCCTGCGCGGCGACGACCGCCCCGGGCCGTTGACCCTCGACGAATACTGCGAGCGCCCGCACGCGATGGTGTCGTTCTCCGGTGACTTGAGCGGCAACATCGACCTGGACCTGGCCAAGCTCGGCCGCCGTCGGCGCGTGGTGCTCGGTGTGCCGCAGTTCAGCGGGTTGCGTGCGCTGCTGGCCGGCACCGAAATGATTGCCACCGTGCCGGACTACGCCGCGTGTGCGCTGGTCGAAGGCTGCGCGTTGCGCGCTGAAGATCCACCGTTCCCGATCGACGCCGCCCAGCTGTCGATGGCCTGGAGCGGGGTGCACGACAACGACCCGGCCGAGCGCTGGCTGCGCTCGCGGATCAGCCAGTTCATGGCGGCGCCGCTGGATATCCCACCCGCCTGA
- a CDS encoding GlxA family transcriptional regulator, which yields MKTVAMVLFPDFLLLDMAGPMEVFSVANRYLKAEDHYQLITLGTERGMLRASNGVQVQTDSHIDDPAQAFDLLLVPGGPGAYNEKHPALLAWLQRSVGQAGCYGSICTGAFVLGHAGLLDGYRVTTHWNYTERLIKAFPEARVETDQIYTEDRNLITSGGVTAGIDLALAVVARDHGKKVAQDVAKVLLVVMKRQGGQAQFSPLMAAVAPQETAITRVQNHVLDHLDEAFTVERMAGLANMSTRHFARLFARDVNMTPMEFLQNARIDCARNLLETTELPLKTVAYKSGFGSVRHMRFLFAEKLGLTPAQYREQFS from the coding sequence ATGAAAACCGTGGCAATGGTGCTGTTTCCCGACTTTCTTCTGCTCGACATGGCCGGCCCCATGGAGGTGTTTTCGGTCGCCAATCGCTACTTGAAAGCCGAAGATCACTACCAACTGATCACCTTGGGTACCGAACGCGGGATGCTGCGGGCTTCCAATGGCGTACAGGTACAGACCGACTCTCATATCGACGACCCGGCCCAGGCCTTCGACCTGCTGCTGGTACCGGGTGGACCGGGCGCCTATAACGAAAAACATCCGGCGCTGCTCGCCTGGTTGCAACGCTCGGTGGGGCAGGCCGGTTGCTACGGCTCGATCTGCACCGGGGCTTTTGTGCTCGGGCATGCCGGGCTGCTCGACGGTTATCGCGTGACTACCCACTGGAATTACACCGAGCGGCTGATCAAGGCGTTCCCCGAGGCGCGGGTGGAGACCGATCAGATCTACACCGAAGACCGCAATCTGATCACTTCGGGAGGCGTGACCGCCGGCATCGATCTGGCGTTGGCCGTGGTTGCCCGGGATCACGGGAAAAAAGTCGCCCAGGACGTGGCCAAGGTGCTGCTGGTGGTGATGAAACGGCAGGGCGGGCAAGCGCAGTTCAGTCCGTTGATGGCCGCGGTGGCACCACAGGAAACCGCGATCACCCGGGTGCAGAACCATGTGCTGGATCACCTCGACGAAGCGTTTACAGTCGAGCGCATGGCGGGGCTGGCGAACATGAGCACCCGGCACTTTGCGCGGCTGTTCGCGCGGGATGTGAACATGACGCCGATGGAGTTTCTGCAAAACGCCCGCATTGATTGCGCGCGTAATCTGCTGGAAACCACCGAGCTGCCGTTGAAGACCGTGGCCTACAAAAGTGGTTTCGGCAGTGTGCGCCACATGCGTTTTCTGTTCGCTGAAAAGCTCGGCCTGACCCCGGCACAATACCGCGAGCAGTTCAGCTAG
- a CDS encoding antibiotic biosynthesis monooxygenase — translation MPEALSPKAPGVGETVTLIVKHRVKAGFEQPYEAWLRNIVRVAGQRDGHLGVDVVRGKLAGLDTYTCVLRFCSTEAMQLWLESPQRQALVDEAAPMLADGDQTEVAPVNEFWFAPLADAAKPPPRWKQAVITLLVILPHTLLVPLIWGPLLKLHPLLANYVVATFLITLTIVLSVVYVFMPRVTRLFAPWLEAGQAHAHLEPAKQPSR, via the coding sequence ATGCCTGAAGCCCTGAGTCCAAAAGCACCGGGGGTCGGTGAAACCGTGACCCTGATCGTCAAGCACCGGGTCAAGGCCGGGTTTGAACAGCCTTACGAAGCATGGTTGCGCAACATCGTCCGGGTCGCCGGGCAGCGCGACGGTCACCTCGGGGTCGACGTGGTGCGCGGCAAACTGGCCGGTCTCGACACCTACACCTGCGTCCTGCGCTTTTGCTCCACCGAGGCCATGCAGCTGTGGCTGGAATCGCCGCAGCGTCAGGCGCTGGTGGATGAGGCGGCGCCGATGCTCGCCGATGGCGACCAGACTGAAGTCGCACCGGTCAACGAATTCTGGTTCGCGCCGCTGGCCGATGCCGCGAAGCCGCCGCCGCGCTGGAAGCAAGCGGTGATCACCCTGTTGGTGATTCTGCCGCACACGCTGCTGGTGCCGCTGATCTGGGGGCCGCTGCTCAAGCTGCACCCGCTGCTTGCCAACTACGTGGTCGCCACGTTCCTGATCACCCTGACCATCGTCCTGTCGGTGGTGTACGTGTTCATGCCCCGCGTGACCCGATTGTTCGCGCCGTGGCTGGAGGCCGGCCAGGCCCATGCCCACCTCGAACCGGCGAAACAGCCGTCACGCTGA
- a CDS encoding winged helix-turn-helix domain-containing protein has translation MHSHNDLPAASVLYFGPYAFHLRQRLILDGDRQLRMGGRALDLLQVLVEHAGRVVRKEQLIAWVWPDSVVEEINLRVHIAALRRALGDGENGQCYIVNVPQCGYSFIAPVHGDSVAQVVFETLQAPQHNLPARLTPVIGRDSLVGSLVRQLPLCRLMTLTGPAGIGKSTVALRVAELLLQHYRDGVWYIDLSIAEDAPSLLDYLLHTLDTSFETLASRHALLVLDNGERRRESCRALVERLLLAAPRLVLLVTSREPLQANLETLQPIASLTFPKASVPTSIDELMGYSAVQLLISRARARQHDFSLREQDLHTVCAICRRLDGLPLAIELAAAQIDALALVGLQAQLDNGLRLLSHGRRTAMPRHQSMSAALDWSYQDLRPCERRVLQRLSVFKMAFTEEAALRVIDGVHLQAVIERLAAKSWLTIERGGDSLRYRMLNTLRCYVREQWEISAERVDNLQRRVRYNGRNRSSADGQLAAQRVEQ, from the coding sequence ATGCACAGCCACAACGACTTACCCGCTGCATCGGTGTTGTATTTTGGGCCATACGCCTTTCATCTGCGCCAACGGTTGATCCTCGACGGGGATCGACAGTTGCGCATGGGCGGGCGCGCCCTCGATCTTTTGCAGGTGCTGGTCGAACACGCCGGTCGCGTGGTGCGCAAGGAACAGTTGATCGCCTGGGTGTGGCCGGACAGTGTGGTTGAAGAGATCAACTTGCGGGTGCACATCGCCGCGTTGCGCCGGGCGTTGGGCGATGGTGAGAACGGCCAGTGCTATATCGTCAACGTGCCGCAGTGTGGTTATAGCTTTATCGCCCCGGTGCACGGCGACAGCGTCGCGCAAGTGGTGTTCGAAACCCTGCAGGCGCCGCAACACAACCTGCCCGCACGCTTGACCCCGGTCATCGGCCGCGATTCGCTGGTCGGCAGTCTGGTGCGACAACTGCCGCTGTGTCGCCTGATGACGCTGACGGGCCCGGCCGGCATCGGCAAATCCACGGTGGCGCTGCGGGTGGCCGAGTTGCTGTTGCAGCATTACCGCGACGGTGTCTGGTACATCGACCTGTCCATTGCCGAGGATGCGCCGTCGTTGCTCGACTACCTGCTGCACACCCTCGACACCTCGTTCGAGACGTTAGCCTCGCGTCATGCCTTGCTGGTGCTGGATAACGGCGAGCGGCGTCGTGAATCGTGCCGGGCGCTGGTGGAGCGGTTGCTGCTGGCGGCGCCGCGACTGGTGCTACTGGTCACCAGCCGTGAACCGCTGCAGGCCAATCTCGAGACCCTGCAACCGATTGCGTCATTGACCTTCCCCAAGGCATCGGTGCCAACCAGTATCGACGAGCTCATGGGCTATTCGGCGGTGCAATTGCTGATCAGCCGCGCGCGTGCCCGGCAGCACGATTTCAGCCTGCGCGAGCAGGATCTGCACACCGTGTGCGCGATCTGTCGGCGGCTTGACGGTTTACCGCTGGCCATCGAACTGGCGGCGGCGCAGATCGATGCGCTGGCGCTGGTGGGGCTGCAAGCGCAGCTGGACAACGGCCTGCGCCTGCTCAGTCACGGCCGGCGCACCGCGATGCCCCGGCATCAGTCCATGAGCGCAGCGCTGGACTGGAGTTATCAGGATCTGCGCCCCTGCGAACGCCGGGTGTTACAGCGTCTGTCGGTGTTCAAGATGGCCTTCACCGAGGAAGCCGCGCTGCGGGTCATTGACGGCGTACATCTGCAGGCGGTGATCGAACGCCTGGCCGCCAAATCATGGTTGACGATCGAGCGGGGTGGCGATTCGCTGCGCTACCGCATGCTCAACACCCTTCGCTGTTATGTCCGCGAACAGTGGGAAATCAGCGCTGAACGGGTGGATAACCTGCAGCGTCGTGTCCGTTACAACGGGCGCAATCGATCAAGCGCGGACGGACAACTGGCTGCGCAACGCGTCGAGCAATAA
- a CDS encoding amidohydrolase, giving the protein MNADLILFNGQFHTVDRSKPLASAVAIKDGRFVVVGNDTQAMALRGAATQVIDLHGRCVIPGLNDSHLHLIRGGLNYNLELRWEGVPSLADALRMLKEQADRTPTPQWVRVVGGWNEFQFAEKRMPTLEELNQAAPDTPVFVLHLYDRALLNRAALRVAGYTRDTPNPPGGEIVRDANGNPTGMLVAKPNAMILYSTLAKGPKLPLEYQVNSTRQFMRELNRLGLTSAIDAGGGFQNYPDDYQVIEQLAKDDQLTVRIAYNLFTQKPKEELADFQNWTGSVKLHQGDDYLRHNGAGEMLVFSAADFEDFLEPRPDLPQTMEQELEPVVRHLVEQRWPFRLHATYNESISRMLDVFEKVNRDIPFNGLPWFFDHAETITPQNIERVRALGGGIAIQDRMAFQGEYFVDRYGAKAAEATPPIKRMLAEGVPVGAGTDATRVSSYNPWTSLYWMVSGRTVGGLALYEEGLPRTTALELFTHGSAWFSSEQGKKGQIKVGQLADLAALSADFFHVEEEAIKWIESVLTVVGGKIVYAAGDFEDLGPRSIPVLPDWSPVVKVPGHWRPNSPLQAQVHQCVGACAVHAHSHEKARLSNAPVSDFAGFWGAFGCSCFAF; this is encoded by the coding sequence ATGAACGCCGATCTGATTCTGTTCAATGGCCAATTTCATACCGTAGACCGCAGCAAGCCGCTGGCCAGTGCCGTGGCGATCAAGGACGGCCGCTTTGTCGTCGTTGGCAACGACACCCAGGCCATGGCCCTGCGCGGTGCAGCCACGCAAGTGATCGACCTGCACGGGCGCTGCGTGATCCCCGGCCTCAACGACTCGCACCTGCACCTGATCCGTGGCGGCCTCAACTACAATCTCGAACTGCGTTGGGAAGGCGTGCCGTCGCTGGCCGATGCACTGCGCATGCTCAAGGAACAGGCCGACCGTACGCCGACTCCGCAATGGGTGCGTGTGGTCGGTGGCTGGAACGAATTCCAGTTCGCCGAAAAACGCATGCCGACCCTTGAAGAACTCAACCAGGCGGCGCCGGACACCCCGGTGTTCGTTCTGCACCTGTACGACCGCGCGCTGCTCAACCGCGCCGCACTGCGCGTCGCCGGTTACACCCGCGACACGCCGAACCCGCCGGGCGGCGAGATCGTGCGTGATGCCAACGGCAACCCGACCGGCATGCTGGTGGCAAAACCCAACGCGATGATTCTGTACTCGACGCTGGCCAAGGGGCCGAAGCTGCCGCTGGAATATCAGGTCAACTCGACCCGCCAGTTCATGCGTGAACTCAATCGCCTCGGCCTGACCAGCGCGATCGATGCCGGCGGTGGTTTCCAGAATTATCCCGACGACTATCAGGTGATCGAGCAACTGGCCAAGGACGACCAGTTGACCGTGCGCATCGCCTACAACCTGTTCACCCAGAAGCCCAAAGAAGAGCTGGCCGACTTTCAGAACTGGACCGGCAGCGTCAAGTTGCACCAGGGCGACGATTACCTGCGGCACAACGGCGCCGGCGAGATGCTGGTGTTCTCCGCCGCCGACTTCGAAGACTTCCTCGAACCGCGCCCGGACCTGCCGCAGACCATGGAGCAGGAGCTGGAACCGGTGGTGCGCCATCTGGTCGAGCAGCGCTGGCCGTTCCGTTTGCACGCCACGTACAACGAGTCGATCAGCCGCATGCTCGACGTGTTCGAGAAGGTCAATCGCGACATTCCGTTCAACGGTCTGCCGTGGTTCTTCGACCACGCCGAAACCATCACCCCGCAGAACATCGAACGGGTGAGGGCGCTGGGTGGCGGTATCGCGATTCAGGATCGCATGGCGTTCCAGGGCGAATACTTCGTCGACCGTTACGGCGCGAAAGCCGCCGAAGCCACGCCGCCGATCAAACGCATGCTTGCCGAAGGCGTGCCGGTGGGCGCCGGTACCGACGCCACGCGGGTGTCCAGCTACAACCCGTGGACCTCGCTGTACTGGATGGTCAGCGGCCGCACCGTCGGCGGCCTGGCCTTGTACGAAGAAGGTCTGCCACGCACCACCGCGCTGGAACTGTTCACCCACGGCAGCGCCTGGTTTTCCTCCGAGCAGGGCAAGAAGGGCCAGATCAAGGTCGGGCAACTGGCGGATCTGGCGGCGCTGAGTGCGGACTTCTTCCATGTCGAGGAAGAAGCGATCAAGTGGATCGAGTCGGTGCTGACCGTGGTCGGCGGCAAGATCGTCTACGCCGCCGGCGATTTCGAAGACCTCGGTCCACGCTCGATCCCCGTGCTGCCGGACTGGTCGCCGGTGGTCAAAGTGCCGGGCCACTGGCGCCCGAACTCGCCTTTGCAGGCGCAGGTGCACCAGTGCGTCGGTGCCTGCGCGGTGCACGCGCACAGCCATGAAAAGGCCCGACTGTCGAACGCACCGGTCAGCGACTTCGCCGGTTTCTGGGGCGCGTTCGGCTGTTCCTGTTTCGCTTTCTGA
- a CDS encoding AraC family transcriptional regulator, with translation MALLQQSVALAPASETRKPLIGGLSPQRERQVKQLILERLGESLEVAELARACSLSRSHFSRAFKASTGQAPQDWIREQRIARAKLLIRHTGLSLTQISLECGFCDQAHFCHMFTRSEGINPFAWRCQVMRENKDTRTRSMTF, from the coding sequence ATGGCTCTTTTACAGCAATCAGTCGCCCTCGCCCCTGCCAGCGAAACCCGCAAGCCGCTCATCGGCGGCCTCAGCCCGCAACGGGAACGGCAGGTCAAACAACTGATCCTCGAACGCCTCGGAGAAAGCCTGGAAGTGGCCGAGCTGGCACGCGCCTGCTCGCTGTCACGCAGCCATTTCTCCCGGGCGTTCAAGGCCAGCACCGGCCAGGCACCCCAGGACTGGATCCGCGAACAGCGCATCGCCCGCGCCAAGCTGCTGATCCGCCACACCGGCCTGAGCCTGACGCAGATCAGCCTGGAATGCGGCTTCTGCGATCAGGCACATTTCTGTCACATGTTTACTCGCAGCGAAGGGATCAATCCATTCGCCTGGCGCTGTCAGGTCATGCGTGAAAACAAGGACACCCGGACCCGGTCCATGACCTTTTGA
- a CDS encoding pirin family protein: MLTLRKASDRGLANHGWLKSFHTFSFASYRDPREQGFSDLLVINDDRVAAGKGFGQHPHRDMEIFSYVLEGALEHKDTLGTGSVIRPGDVQLMSAGSGVAHSEFNHSATRPVHFLQIWIVPEVAGAKPRYQQEHFSAQKKRGRLQLIISPDGADGSLKVRQDARVYAGLFDGQESATLKLPANRYAYVHVARGSVELNGVQLQEGDGVRIREEQALTLSNGVDAEVLVFDLRPQELPQMP, translated from the coding sequence ATGCTGACCCTTCGCAAAGCTTCCGACCGTGGCCTCGCCAATCATGGCTGGTTGAAATCCTTCCACACCTTTTCCTTTGCCAGCTACCGCGACCCGCGTGAACAGGGTTTTTCCGACCTGCTGGTGATCAACGATGACCGCGTGGCGGCCGGCAAGGGTTTCGGCCAGCATCCGCATCGTGACATGGAGATCTTTTCCTACGTGCTTGAAGGCGCACTGGAGCATAAAGACACCTTGGGCACCGGTTCGGTGATCCGCCCCGGTGACGTGCAACTGATGAGCGCCGGCAGTGGCGTGGCCCACAGCGAATTCAACCATTCGGCCACCCGGCCGGTGCACTTTCTGCAGATCTGGATCGTGCCGGAAGTGGCCGGCGCCAAGCCGCGCTACCAGCAAGAGCACTTCAGCGCGCAGAAAAAACGCGGTCGCCTGCAACTGATCATCTCGCCGGACGGCGCTGATGGCTCGCTGAAAGTACGTCAGGACGCGCGTGTCTACGCCGGCCTGTTCGACGGCCAGGAAAGCGCGACGCTGAAACTGCCGGCCAATCGTTATGCCTACGTGCATGTGGCGCGCGGCAGCGTAGAGCTCAACGGCGTGCAACTGCAGGAAGGTGACGGCGTGCGGATTCGTGAAGAACAGGCACTGACCCTGAGCAATGGCGTGGATGCCGAAGTGCTGGTGTTCGATCTGCGGCCGCAGGAGTTGCCGCAAATGCCATGA